In one Candidatus Eisenbacteria bacterium genomic region, the following are encoded:
- a CDS encoding NAD(P)-dependent alcohol dehydrogenase, with the protein MTQISAYAAASAGAPLAPFHVERREPGPQDVEIDILYCGICHSDIHQVRDEWTGALFPMVPGHEIIGRVRRVGKDVRKIAVGDMAGVGCMVDSCRECDPCRHDTEQFCQKGAAFTYNGTEMDRRTPTYGGYSTRVVVTERFVLKIPAGLDPAATAPLLCAGITTYSPLRQWNCKKGDHVGVIGLGGLGHMAVKLASSMGAEVTVLSSSRAKEADARRLGARAFASTAEEETFKRLAGGFDLLVYTISAPHDYNRCLGLLRPLGAMVVLGVPPEPTPVHAFSLIGGNKRLAGSLIGGIAETQEMLDYCGQHGIVSDIEIIPIQRVNDAYERVLRGDVRYRFVIDIASLGQA; encoded by the coding sequence ATGACCCAGATTTCCGCCTACGCGGCCGCATCCGCGGGCGCGCCGCTGGCGCCATTCCACGTCGAGCGTCGCGAACCCGGCCCGCAGGACGTGGAGATCGACATCCTGTATTGCGGTATCTGCCACTCCGACATTCACCAGGTGCGCGACGAGTGGACCGGCGCGCTCTTTCCCATGGTGCCCGGCCACGAGATCATCGGCCGCGTCCGCAGGGTCGGGAAGGACGTGCGCAAGATCGCCGTGGGCGACATGGCCGGCGTGGGATGCATGGTGGACTCGTGCCGCGAGTGCGATCCCTGCCGCCACGACACAGAACAGTTCTGCCAGAAGGGCGCCGCGTTCACCTACAACGGCACCGAGATGGACCGGCGCACCCCCACCTACGGCGGCTACTCGACCCGCGTGGTAGTCACGGAGCGCTTCGTGCTGAAGATCCCCGCGGGCCTCGATCCGGCGGCCACAGCACCCCTGCTATGTGCGGGCATCACCACCTATTCCCCGCTGCGGCAATGGAACTGCAAGAAGGGCGACCATGTGGGCGTGATCGGTCTTGGGGGCCTCGGGCACATGGCGGTGAAGCTGGCCAGCTCGATGGGCGCGGAAGTCACCGTGCTGAGCAGCTCGCGAGCCAAGGAGGCCGATGCCCGCCGGCTGGGGGCCCGCGCCTTCGCCTCCACGGCGGAGGAGGAGACGTTCAAGCGCCTGGCAGGCGGCTTCGACCTGCTGGTGTACACCATATCGGCGCCGCATGACTACAACCGCTGCCTGGGGTTGCTGCGCCCCCTTGGGGCGATGGTGGTCCTGGGCGTGCCACCCGAGCCGACACCGGTGCACGCGTTCTCGCTCATCGGCGGGAACAAGCGGCTGGCGGGCTCCTTGATCGGGGGCATCGCCGAGACCCAGGAGATGCTCGACTACTGCGGCCAGCACGGCATCGTGTCGGACATCGAGATCATCCCGATCCAGCGGGTCAACGATGCGTACGAGCGCGTCCTCCGCGGCGACGTGCGGTACCGATTCGTGATCGACATCGCGAGCCTGGGGCAGGCGTAG